A single genomic interval of Hevea brasiliensis isolate MT/VB/25A 57/8 chromosome 4, ASM3005281v1, whole genome shotgun sequence harbors:
- the LOC131179425 gene encoding uncharacterized protein LOC131179425, giving the protein MNFDLKAAREKRMLQLNELEELRLYAYDNAKLYKERTKRWHDKHIRKKEFKEGYVVLLFSSRLRLFLEKLKSRWSGPYTVTKVYPYGAVEIGNETLGTFKVNRFFCVTDHVALKAIFHVSYADFESLTCTLNVADEVA; this is encoded by the exons atgaattttgatttgaaagCTGCTAGAGAAAAGAGAATGTTGCAATTGAATGAACTTGAGGAGTTAAGACTTTATGCTTATGAcaatgccaagctttacaaggaaagaactaagagatggcatgataaacACATTAGGAAGAAAGAATTTAAAGAAGGATATGTTGTTCTTTTGTTTAGTTCCAGGTTAAGGTTGTTTCTTGAAAAattgaagtcaagatggtcagggccttATACAGTTACAAAGGTATATCCATATGGGGCTGTTGAAATAGGAAATGAAACTTTAGGAACTTTCAAGGTTAATAG ATTTTTTTGTGTTACTGATCATGTTGCTTTAAAAGCTATTTTTCATGTTTCTTATGCGGATTTTGAGTCCTTAACATGTACTTTAAATGTTGCTGATGAAGTTGCTTGA
- the LOC110657631 gene encoding probable glutathione S-transferase — protein MAEEVILLDFWSSPFGMRVRIALAEKGVKYEYREEDLRNKSPLLLQMNPVHKKIPVLIHNGKPICESLIAVQYVDEVWKDKSPLLPSDPYLRAQARFWADFIDKKIYDIGRKIWTTKGDEQEAAKKEFIEALKLLEGELGNKPYFGGESMGYVDVALIPFYSWFYAYETCGNFSIEPECPVLIAWAKRCLQKESVSKSLPDPQKVYEFVLVLKKKFGIE, from the exons ATGGCAGAAGAAGTGATTCTTTTGGATTTCTGGTCAAGCCCTTTTGGGATGAGAGTCAGAATAGCCTTGGCTGAGAAGGGTGTCAAGTATGAGTACAGAGAAGAAGACTTGAGGAACAAAAGCCCTCTTCTTCTGCAGATGAACCCAGTTCACAAGAAGATCCCTGTTCTCATCCACAATGGAAAACCCATTTGTGAGTCTCTTATTGCCGTTCAGTATGTTGATGAGGTCTGGAAGGATAAGTCTCCTCTCTTGCCGTCCGATCCTTACCTGAGAGCCCAGGCTAGATTCTGGGCTGATTTTATTGACAAGAAG ATATATGATATTGGGAGGAAGATATGGACTACAAAGGGAGATGAGCAGGAGGCAGCCAAGAAAGAATTCATTGAGGCCCTTAAGTTGTTGGAAGGTGAGCTTGGAAACAAGCCTTATTTTGGTGGTGAGAGCATGGGATATGTGGATGTTGCACTTATACCATTCTATTCCTGGTTTTATGCCTATGAGACCTGTGGCAACTTCAGCATAGAGCCTGAGTGTCCTGTGCTGATTGCTTGGGCTAAGAGGTGCCTGCAGAAAGAGTCTGTATCCAAGTCTCTTCCTGACCCTCAAAAGGTCTATGAATTTGTCCTTGTGCTGAAAAAGAAGTTTGGGATTGAGTAG